The proteins below come from a single Euleptes europaea isolate rEulEur1 chromosome 5, rEulEur1.hap1, whole genome shotgun sequence genomic window:
- the LOC130477798 gene encoding TBCC domain-containing protein 1-like, with protein MDQFTVNLWVKMEPFIVGALQIPPPSKFGLHYLRKMSTYVRMHSSEGYYPYLFWPMWRHIACGKLQLEKDLAWLYFELFDSLVERTAEERLEWAEVMSSCATEEEAEKQRNKLSVDTLQFLLFLYIQQLNKVSLRTSLVGEEWPNLKSKSYSLNGESSNQIKNWNDSYHQAFVQSHLQDLLELLLDPDQLSASSHSTHNSLVTPEAVRALSFLIEGSVNNNRTVHPLHELALWQPLHANSGFSKISKAFSFPKLECWLRACLTGNPFGTSACLRSGKKLAWAQQVEGTTKRAKIACNTHMVPSAHRTVVMSQVYKQTLAKSSDTLEDSHVKIHRCCESFIYLLSPLRSVSIEKCRNSTFVLGPVQTVVHLHSCDSVKVIAVCHRLSLSSTTSCTLHILTPTRPLILLGNQAITFAPFHTHYPMLEDHMGRTGLATVPNYWDNPMLVCKDNCDWKVFRFLSPSEFYPFVVPFEMEGDTTEIPGGLPPAYQKALSQREQRIQIWQKTVKEAGLTKDQRKTFQVLVESKFYEWLVHTGSRQQLDSLVLPAAGSKQEAG; from the exons ATGGATCAATTTACAGTTAATCTGTGGGTGAAGATGGAACCTTTCATAGTGGGAGCTTTGCAAATCCCTCCTCCGTCCAAGTTTGGTCTACATTATCTACGAAAGATGTCTACTTATGTCCGGATGCATTCTAGTGAGGGCTATTATCCTTACCTTTTCTGGCCTATGTGGCGACACATTGCCTGTGGGAAGCTGCAATTAGAGAAGGACTTGGCTTGGCTATATTTTGAGCTTTTTGACAGTCTTGTTGAACGGACTGCAGAGGAGCGACTGGAATGGGCAGAGGTGATGTCGAGCTGCGCAACTGAGGAGGAAGCAGAGAAGCAACGGAACAAG TTATCTGTAGACACCCTGCAATTCCTGCTGTTCCTCTATATTCAGCAACTAAATAAAGTTTCTCTAAGGACATCTCTGGTTGGAGAAGAGTGGCCAAATCTTAAATCCAAGTCTTACAGCCTAAATGGAGAATCGTCCAATCAAATTAAG AACTGGAATGACAGCTACCATCAAGCCTTTGTCCAGAGTCACCTTCAGGATCTTCTAGAACTCTTACTAGATCCGGACCAGCTCTCTGCCTCCTCTCATTCCACCCATAATAGCCTGGTAACTCCTGAAGCTGTTCGAGCTCTCAGCTTTCTGATTGAAGGGTCTGTGAACAACAATAGGACTGTCCATCCTCTGCATGAGCTTGCACTCTGGCAGCCACTGCATGCAAACAGTGGTTTCTCAAAGATCTCCAAAGCTTTCtcttttcccaagctggagtgcTGGCTGAGGGCTTGCCTGACTGGGAACCCATTTGGAACATCAGCCTGCCTCAGATCTGGGAAGAAGCTTGCATGGGCACAGCAAG TTGAAGGAACAACCAAGCGAGCCAAGATAGCCTGCAATACTCACATGGTCCCTTCAGCACACCGCACAGTTGTGATGAGTCAAGTCTACAAGCAAACACTGGCAAAGAGCTCAGATACTCTAGAAGATAGTCATGTGAAGATTCATCGCTGCTGTGAATCCTTCATTTATTTACTGTCTCCACTGAG GTCTGTGAGCATAGAGAAATGCAGGAACAGCACATTTGTCCTGGGCCCAGTGCAGACAGTCGTTCACCTCCATAGCTGTGACAGTGTCAAAGTGATTGCTGTCTGCCATCGTCTGTCTCTGTCATCTACCACCAGTTGTACTTTGCACATCCTCACTCCAACCAGACCACTCATCCTACTAGGCAACCAAGCAATTACGTTTGCTCCCTTCCACACCCACTATCCGATGCTTGAGGACCATATGGGCAGGACTGGCTTGGCCACAGTGCCTAACTACTGGGACAATCCAATGTTGGTGTGcaaagataactgtgactggaaGGTCTTCAGATTCCTTTCACCCTCAGAGTTTTACCCCTTTGTTGTTCCGTTTGAAATGGAAGGTGACACGACAGAAATACCTGGTGGGCTGCCCCCTGCATACCAGAAGGCACTCAGCCAACGAGAACAGAGGATACAGATCTGGCAGAAGACTGTGAAGGAGGCAGGGCTTACCAA GGATCAGAGGAAGACATTCCAGGTGTTGGTGGAGAGCAAGTTCTACGAATGGCTGGTTCACACTGGCAGTCGTCAGCAGCTTGACAGTCTGGTGCTTCCTGCTGCAGGTTCTAAACAGGAAGCAGGATAG